One genomic segment of Sparus aurata chromosome 24, fSpaAur1.1, whole genome shotgun sequence includes these proteins:
- the LOC115576854 gene encoding microtubule-associated protein 2-like isoform X6, with product MADGRQPDEHWSTNGQENGENGYSAYSSAYSQNGYHGGAAAHPGTTVDDSANLPPSPPPSPSAEQIGPVAQEDKVEVVSHQQDEDEDEDEEEAPEEPHCYPDEVAYEQPGDSLLEQTDYLTEPQALGFQQAQTPEVLNGGSHQGEHSPSQKAQPEESISKASIESATKEDEPQVASLSPKQMEVERATPAGADLASSEPPPLTKKKEISDTSSVEESNPDRKDVVEEAAESDRLVESKAQEPKQPLQTEELSTLKEEDKEGLITPSKSGALVDESKDKLVVVKGTIKEAQDGSADIRLHGTAVTDDQKVDQRQETSQSSTEPGTESKPTADIYAEHESGAKTYFETSSKSHEEESPQTQSYYELSTAAETKLSGETESITQKLEEQQDAKMSSGKISLEQRSLSLNITIGSPSGQTEEKSKALSERLCPISGSFDESEVYPSTPSVESQHKFPPAVSITPTTTDSPEDTPTKADMPLPSDKHNSGFEHSGSLSEMLDLAGALPRPSLEVRELDQLRRKSMPNNVSALVGSSLAKLALGDQTSRAVGGESQLEELGYCVFSEYSGPMPSPADVPSPGDSPHQRFPSVEGEVEEEIAAMEVEDVQDKKQQQDQKEIVPEMSQKSVFEKKDPPVKTTLILEKAVPSGVKPDRLRIPMNSSNNRLTEFRLETGLPGDIKIQAIPEVDIEKDPSREASPIPPDNSFTFNLTETGSKAPPTPSTPKSPADTPSETQITGEKAGKDVLPEVKAENDPVAERIDNKQTELDKKMQKSEQEESEERTEPGEASSQCLDSKEKDDKKNPIEKEMPKKSKTSDKQETSKPVQVLSTKKPFEVKEIQLHEVNKSSPKPHITSPVIIIPQAQVEEEADEDDDIEIAEEPQEMMEEEQVPDKTDQAEENRVKEVGKEEQKKELVRLMVGDQMLEEDPKSGAEEWSHSAINSDDGEPATDSSHLSPCSDHDQPNEGVRDEDIGEALAEDTQMNKDEGNKEQGEVVREDQTGEKEVEEVSSEGVDKEKGQIEEEKKDIDIGQEVDETSDVLCETRQAAIDETTMDISILDTDSGWMDSQDDDKSIMTEQIEALPQTQSPTSTPVVDRPAKRAPGRGRGRPGTTETKSFRKVTSHHPPRDEMKKKKVGLRRADQNKVSALQSRSPSRKSVAKAAARHPRPAPLHGSARRKATGMESHQPLSVAHQSRERTTERAYRSPEKRSSLPRPAKSLTRHIPAAEQEDGAPTRPTCTDSARSRSVRSGASTPGSSAVTPGTPPSYTCRTPGSRTPGSHTPKSFSVLQEKKVAVIRTPPKSPSSVQRQLKVLNQPLPDLKNVKSKIGSTSNLKHQPKGGQVQIMHEKLDFSHVQSKCGSKDNLKHSPKGGNVMIPSVKLDFSHVQAKCGSLDKIQHAAGGGNVQIQTKKIDVSHVTSKCGSMSNIRHRPGGGHVRIENVKLDFKDKAHAKVGSLSNTSHTPGGGNVMIESHKLSFRESAKARVDHGAEIVVTHTPGVETGGTSPRLSSAGSINLLESPQLSTLAQDVTAALAKQGL from the exons ATGGCAGACGGTCGACAGCCAGACGAGCACTGGTCCACAAACGGCCAAGAGAACGGCGAGAACGGCTACTCGGCCTACAGCTCTGCCTACAGCCAGAACGGATACCACGGTGGGGCGGCTGCACATCCTGGAACGACAG TGGATGACTCAGCCAATttgcctccctcccctcccccctctccatccGCTGAGCAGATTGGGCCCGTGGCACAAg AAGATAAAGTAGAGGTTGTCAGTCATCAgcaggatgaggatgaggatgaggatgaggaggaggctCCAGAGGAGCCCCACTGTTACCCGGACGAGGTGGCATATGAGCAGCCTGGAGACTCACTCTTAGAGCAGACAGATTATTTAACAGAGCCACAGGCTTTGGGCTTCCAGCAAGCCCAAACACCTGAGGTCCTCAATGGAGGAAGTCATCAAGGTGAACACAGCCCATCacaaaaag CCCAGCCAGAAGAAAGTATCAGTAAAGCATCGATTGAGTCTGCTACGAAAGAAGATGAGCCTCAAGTGGCATCGCTAAGTCCGAAGCAGATGGAAGTTGAAAGAGCAACACCCGCAGGTGCAGATCTCGCCTCAAGTGAACCTCCTCCACTCACCAAAAAAAAGGAGATCTCTGACACCTCCTCAGTTGAGGAAAGTAACCCAGACAGAAAGGATGTAGTAGAAGAAGCCGCTGAGAGTGACAGACTTGTAGAGTCCAAAGCACAAGAACCAAAACAACCCTTACAGACAGAGGAGTTGTCGACTCTtaaagaggaagacaaagaggGACTTATAACACCAAGCAAATCAGGAGCCCTTGTGGATGAAAGCAAGGACAAACTTGTAGTGGTTAAGGGAACTATTAAGGAGGCCCAAGATGGTAGCGCTGATATTAGATTACATGGGACGGCAGTGACTGATGATCAAAAAGTAGACCAAAGGCAAGAAACATCCCAGTCAAGTACAGAACCTGGTACAGAGTCGAAACCCACTGCAGATATTTATGCAGAACATGAGTCAGGAGCAAAAACCTACTTTGAGACATCCTCAAAAAGCCACGAAGAGgagtctccacaaacacagagtTATTACGAActcagcacagcagcagagacaaagcTAAGTGGGGAAACTGAAAGTATTACCCAGAAGCTCGAGGAACAACAGGACGCCAAAATGTCTTCTGGTAAGATTTCATTAGAACAGAGGAGTCTTTCTCTTAACATTACCATTGGATCTCCGTCAGGACAGACTGAAGAGAAATCAAAGGCCCTCTCAGAAAGGTTATGTCCAATCAGTGGAAGCTTTGATGAATCTGAGGTTTATCCTTCAACACCATCTGTAGAGAGCCAGCACAAGTTCCCTCCAGCTGTCTCCATCACCCCAACTACCACCGATTCACCTGAAGATACCCCCACCAAGGCAGATATGCCTTTACCTTCTGATAAGCACAATTCTGGATTTGAACATTCAGGTAGTCTCTCTGAGATGTTGGACCTGGCTGGGGCCTTGCCTCGGCCATCATTAGAGGTGAGGGAGCTTGACCAGTTGAGACGAAAGTCCATGCCCAACAATGTATCAGCTCTGGTTGGGAGTTCTTTGGCCAAGCTCGCCTTGGGAGATCAGACTTCGAGGGCTGTTGGAGGAGAAAGTCAGCTAGAGGAACTAGGTTACTGTGTCTTCAGTGAGTACTCTGGGCCCATGCCTTCTCCTGCTGATGTACCCAGTCCTGGTGACTCGCCACACCAGCGATTCCCTTCAGTGGAGGGGGAAGTTGAGGAGGAGATTGCAGCCATGGAAGTGGAAGATGTTCAAgataaaaagcaacaacaagaTCAGAAAGAAATTGTCCCTGAGATGTCGCAAAAATCAGTGTTTGAAAAGAAAGATCCACCAGTAAAGACTACGCTGATTCTTGAAAAAGCTGTACCTAGTGGAGTAAAACCTGATCGCCTAAGAATCCCAATGAATTCTTCAAACAACAGACTGACTGAGTTTCGTTTGGAGACTGGCCTACCTGGAGACATAAAGATCCAAGCAATCCCTGAGGTAGACATTGAAAAAGACCCCTCCAGAGAAGCTTCACCCATCCCACCTGACAATTCTTTTACCTTCAATCTTACAGAAACAGGAAGCAAGGCACCCCCAACTCCAAGCACTCCCAAGTCCCCAGCTGATACACCCTCAGAAACCCAAATCACTGGCGAGAAGGCAGGTAAAGACGTTTTACCAGAGGTCAAAGCAGAGAACGATCCAGTGGCTGAGAGGATTGATAATAAACAGACAGAGTTAGACAAGAAAATGCAGAAATCTGAACAGGAGGAATCAGAAGAAAGAACAGAGCCAGGAGAAGCGTCATCTCAGTGTTTAGACAGCAAAGAAAAAGACGACAAGAAGAATCCAATTGAGAAAGAGATGCctaaaaaatcaaaaacatcaGACAAGCAAGAGACCTCAAAACCAGTTCAGGTTTTAAGCACTAAAAAACCCTTCGAAGTTAAAGAAATCCAGTTACATGAGGTAAATAAATCCTCACCAAAGCCACACATAACCTCCCCAGTCATCATCATACCTCAAGCACAAGTAGAGGAAGAAGCTGATGAAGACGATGATATTGAGATTGCCGAAGAGCCTCAAGAGATGATGGAGGAAGAGCAAGTGCCCGACAAGACAGATCAAGCAGAGGAGAATCGAGTCAAAGAAGTTGGGAAGGAAGAGCAAAAGAAGGAGCTGGTGAGGCTGATGGTAGGCGATCAAATGTTGGAGGAAGATCCAAAGTCTGGAGCAGAAGAGTGGAGTCATAGCGCCATCAACAGTGATGATGGGGAGCCTGCGACGGACAGTTCGCACTTGTCTCCATGCTCGGATCACGATCAGCCAAATGAAGGTGTCAGAGATGAAGACATCGGAGAAGCATTGGCAGAAGACACGCAAATGAACAAGGATGAAGGGAATAAAGAGCAGGGCGAGGTGGTAAGGGAAGATCAAACAGGGGAAAAGGAAGTGGAGGAAGTCAGTTCTGAAGGGGTAGATAAAGAGAAAGGGCagatagaggaggagaagaaagacatCGATATTGGTCAGGAGGTGGATGAAACCTCTGACGTGCTCTGCGAGACCAGGCAGGCAGCTATCGATGAAACCACCATGGACATCTCCATCCTAGATACAGACAGTGGCTGGATGGACTCACAAG ATGATGACAAAAGCATCATGACTGAGCAAATCGAAGCCCTTCCTCAGACCCAGAGTCCTACCAGTACACCTGTGGTGGACAGACCCGCTAAACGGGCCCCTGGCAGAGGAAGGGGCCGCCCTGGCACCACTGAGACTAAATCGTTCCGCAAAGTAACCAGCCACCATCCGCCGAGAGacgagatgaagaagaaaaaag TAGGCCTGAGGAGGGCTGACCAGAATAAGGTGTCAGCCCTCCAAAGTCGTTCTCCATCTCGAAAGAGTGTAGCCAAAGCGGCAGCCAGACACCCTAGGCCCGCTCCGCTTCACGGTTCTGCTAGACGCAAGGCCACAG GTATGGAGAGCCATCAGCCCCTCAGTGTGGCCCACCAGTCCAGGGAGAGGACCACT GAGAGAGCGTACCGCAGCCCAGAGAAGAGGTCGTCCTTGCCCCGGCCCGCCAAATCTCTGACGCGCCACATACCTGCTGCTGAGCAAGAGGACGGCGCCCCCACCAGGCCAACCT GCACAGACTCGGCACGTTCCCGGTCGGTCCGCAGCGGCGCCTCCACCCCCGGCTCCTCCGCCGTCACGCCCGGCACGCCCCCCAGCTACACCTGCCGCACCCCTGGCTCACGCACCCCCGGCAGCCACACGCCCAAGTCTTTCAGCGTCCTCCAGGAGAAGAAGGTGGCGGTGATCCGGACTCCGCCCAAGTCTCCCTCCTCCGTCCAGCGGCAGCTGAAGGTTCTCAATCAGCCCCTGCCTGACCTGAAGAATGTAAAGTCCAAAATCGGGTCCACTTCGAACCTGAAGCACCAGCCCAAAGGCGGACAG GTTCAAATTATGCACGAGAAGCTGGACTTCAGTCATGTTCAGTCAAAGTGCGGCTCCAAGGATAATCTGAAGCACTCGCCCAAAGGAGGCAAT GTCATGATTCCGAGTGTTAAACTGGACTTTAGCCACGTTCAGGCTAAATGTGGCTCCCTGGACAAAATCCAGCATGCAGCCGGCGGAGGAAAC
- the LOC115576854 gene encoding microtubule-associated protein 2-like isoform X2, translated as MADGRQPDEHWSTNGQENGENGYSAYSSAYSQNGYHGGAAAHPGTTVDDSANLPPSPPPSPSAEQIGPVAQDKVEVVSHQQDEDEDEDEEEAPEEPHCYPDEVAYEQPGDSLLEQTDYLTEPQALGFQQAQTPEVLNGGSHQGEHSPSQKAQPEESISKASIESATKEDEPQVASLSPKQMEVERATPAGADLASSEPPPLTKKKEISDTSSVEESNPDRKDVVEEAAESDRLVESKAQEPKQPLQTEELSTLKEEDKEGLITPSKSGALVDESKDKLVVVKGTIKEAQDGSADIRLHGTAVTDDQKVDQRQETSQSSTEPGTESKPTADIYAEHESGAKTYFETSSKSHEEESPQTQSYYELSTAAETKLSGETESITQKLEEQQDAKMSSGKISLEQRSLSLNITIGSPSGQTEEKSKALSERLCPISGSFDESEVYPSTPSVESQHKFPPAVSITPTTTDSPEDTPTKADMPLPSDKHNSGFEHSGSLSEMLDLAGALPRPSLEVRELDQLRRKSMPNNVSALVGSSLAKLALGDQTSRAVGGESQLEELGYCVFSEYSGPMPSPADVPSPGDSPHQRFPSVEGEVEEEIAAMEVEDVQDKKQQQDQKEIVPEMSQKSVFEKKDPPVKTTLILEKAVPSGVKPDRLRIPMNSSNNRLTEFRLETGLPGDIKIQAIPEVDIEKDPSREASPIPPDNSFTFNLTETGSKAPPTPSTPKSPADTPSETQITGEKAGKDVLPEVKAENDPVAERIDNKQTELDKKMQKSEQEESEERTEPGEASSQCLDSKEKDDKKNPIEKEMPKKSKTSDKQETSKPVQVLSTKKPFEVKEIQLHEVNKSSPKPHITSPVIIIPQAQVEEEADEDDDIEIAEEPQEMMEEEQVPDKTDQAEENRVKEVGKEEQKKELVRLMVGDQMLEEDPKSGAEEWSHSAINSDDGEPATDSSHLSPCSDHDQPNEGVRDEDIGEALAEDTQMNKDEGNKEQGEVVREDQTGEKEVEEVSSEGVDKEKGQIEEEKKDIDIGQEVDETSDVLCETRQAAIDETTMDISILDTDSGWMDSQDDDKSIMTEQIEALPQTQSPTSTPVVDRPAKRAPGRGRGRPGTTETKSFRKVTSHHPPRDEMKKKKVGLRRADQNKVSALQSRSPSRKSVAKAAARHPRPAPLHGSARRKATGMESHQPLSVAHQSRERTTERAYRSPEKRSSLPRPAKSLTRHIPAAEQEDGAPTRPTSFQSRGDSRSGRTPGIAGTDSARSRSVRSGASTPGSSAVTPGTPPSYTCRTPGSRTPGSHTPKSFSVLQEKKVAVIRTPPKSPSSVQRQLKVLNQPLPDLKNVKSKIGSTSNLKHQPKGGQVQIMHEKLDFSHVQSKCGSKDNLKHSPKGGNVMIPSVKLDFSHVQAKCGSLDKIQHAAGGGNQVQIQTKKIDVSHVTSKCGSMSNIRHRPGGGHVRIENVKLDFKDKAHAKVGSLSNTSHTPGGGNVMIESHKLSFRESAKARVDHGAEIVVTHTPGVETGGTSPRLSSAGSINLLESPQLSTLAQDVTAALAKQGL; from the exons ATGGCAGACGGTCGACAGCCAGACGAGCACTGGTCCACAAACGGCCAAGAGAACGGCGAGAACGGCTACTCGGCCTACAGCTCTGCCTACAGCCAGAACGGATACCACGGTGGGGCGGCTGCACATCCTGGAACGACAG TGGATGACTCAGCCAATttgcctccctcccctcccccctctccatccGCTGAGCAGATTGGGCCCGTGGCACAAg ATAAAGTAGAGGTTGTCAGTCATCAgcaggatgaggatgaggatgaggatgaggaggaggctCCAGAGGAGCCCCACTGTTACCCGGACGAGGTGGCATATGAGCAGCCTGGAGACTCACTCTTAGAGCAGACAGATTATTTAACAGAGCCACAGGCTTTGGGCTTCCAGCAAGCCCAAACACCTGAGGTCCTCAATGGAGGAAGTCATCAAGGTGAACACAGCCCATCacaaaaag CCCAGCCAGAAGAAAGTATCAGTAAAGCATCGATTGAGTCTGCTACGAAAGAAGATGAGCCTCAAGTGGCATCGCTAAGTCCGAAGCAGATGGAAGTTGAAAGAGCAACACCCGCAGGTGCAGATCTCGCCTCAAGTGAACCTCCTCCACTCACCAAAAAAAAGGAGATCTCTGACACCTCCTCAGTTGAGGAAAGTAACCCAGACAGAAAGGATGTAGTAGAAGAAGCCGCTGAGAGTGACAGACTTGTAGAGTCCAAAGCACAAGAACCAAAACAACCCTTACAGACAGAGGAGTTGTCGACTCTtaaagaggaagacaaagaggGACTTATAACACCAAGCAAATCAGGAGCCCTTGTGGATGAAAGCAAGGACAAACTTGTAGTGGTTAAGGGAACTATTAAGGAGGCCCAAGATGGTAGCGCTGATATTAGATTACATGGGACGGCAGTGACTGATGATCAAAAAGTAGACCAAAGGCAAGAAACATCCCAGTCAAGTACAGAACCTGGTACAGAGTCGAAACCCACTGCAGATATTTATGCAGAACATGAGTCAGGAGCAAAAACCTACTTTGAGACATCCTCAAAAAGCCACGAAGAGgagtctccacaaacacagagtTATTACGAActcagcacagcagcagagacaaagcTAAGTGGGGAAACTGAAAGTATTACCCAGAAGCTCGAGGAACAACAGGACGCCAAAATGTCTTCTGGTAAGATTTCATTAGAACAGAGGAGTCTTTCTCTTAACATTACCATTGGATCTCCGTCAGGACAGACTGAAGAGAAATCAAAGGCCCTCTCAGAAAGGTTATGTCCAATCAGTGGAAGCTTTGATGAATCTGAGGTTTATCCTTCAACACCATCTGTAGAGAGCCAGCACAAGTTCCCTCCAGCTGTCTCCATCACCCCAACTACCACCGATTCACCTGAAGATACCCCCACCAAGGCAGATATGCCTTTACCTTCTGATAAGCACAATTCTGGATTTGAACATTCAGGTAGTCTCTCTGAGATGTTGGACCTGGCTGGGGCCTTGCCTCGGCCATCATTAGAGGTGAGGGAGCTTGACCAGTTGAGACGAAAGTCCATGCCCAACAATGTATCAGCTCTGGTTGGGAGTTCTTTGGCCAAGCTCGCCTTGGGAGATCAGACTTCGAGGGCTGTTGGAGGAGAAAGTCAGCTAGAGGAACTAGGTTACTGTGTCTTCAGTGAGTACTCTGGGCCCATGCCTTCTCCTGCTGATGTACCCAGTCCTGGTGACTCGCCACACCAGCGATTCCCTTCAGTGGAGGGGGAAGTTGAGGAGGAGATTGCAGCCATGGAAGTGGAAGATGTTCAAgataaaaagcaacaacaagaTCAGAAAGAAATTGTCCCTGAGATGTCGCAAAAATCAGTGTTTGAAAAGAAAGATCCACCAGTAAAGACTACGCTGATTCTTGAAAAAGCTGTACCTAGTGGAGTAAAACCTGATCGCCTAAGAATCCCAATGAATTCTTCAAACAACAGACTGACTGAGTTTCGTTTGGAGACTGGCCTACCTGGAGACATAAAGATCCAAGCAATCCCTGAGGTAGACATTGAAAAAGACCCCTCCAGAGAAGCTTCACCCATCCCACCTGACAATTCTTTTACCTTCAATCTTACAGAAACAGGAAGCAAGGCACCCCCAACTCCAAGCACTCCCAAGTCCCCAGCTGATACACCCTCAGAAACCCAAATCACTGGCGAGAAGGCAGGTAAAGACGTTTTACCAGAGGTCAAAGCAGAGAACGATCCAGTGGCTGAGAGGATTGATAATAAACAGACAGAGTTAGACAAGAAAATGCAGAAATCTGAACAGGAGGAATCAGAAGAAAGAACAGAGCCAGGAGAAGCGTCATCTCAGTGTTTAGACAGCAAAGAAAAAGACGACAAGAAGAATCCAATTGAGAAAGAGATGCctaaaaaatcaaaaacatcaGACAAGCAAGAGACCTCAAAACCAGTTCAGGTTTTAAGCACTAAAAAACCCTTCGAAGTTAAAGAAATCCAGTTACATGAGGTAAATAAATCCTCACCAAAGCCACACATAACCTCCCCAGTCATCATCATACCTCAAGCACAAGTAGAGGAAGAAGCTGATGAAGACGATGATATTGAGATTGCCGAAGAGCCTCAAGAGATGATGGAGGAAGAGCAAGTGCCCGACAAGACAGATCAAGCAGAGGAGAATCGAGTCAAAGAAGTTGGGAAGGAAGAGCAAAAGAAGGAGCTGGTGAGGCTGATGGTAGGCGATCAAATGTTGGAGGAAGATCCAAAGTCTGGAGCAGAAGAGTGGAGTCATAGCGCCATCAACAGTGATGATGGGGAGCCTGCGACGGACAGTTCGCACTTGTCTCCATGCTCGGATCACGATCAGCCAAATGAAGGTGTCAGAGATGAAGACATCGGAGAAGCATTGGCAGAAGACACGCAAATGAACAAGGATGAAGGGAATAAAGAGCAGGGCGAGGTGGTAAGGGAAGATCAAACAGGGGAAAAGGAAGTGGAGGAAGTCAGTTCTGAAGGGGTAGATAAAGAGAAAGGGCagatagaggaggagaagaaagacatCGATATTGGTCAGGAGGTGGATGAAACCTCTGACGTGCTCTGCGAGACCAGGCAGGCAGCTATCGATGAAACCACCATGGACATCTCCATCCTAGATACAGACAGTGGCTGGATGGACTCACAAG ATGATGACAAAAGCATCATGACTGAGCAAATCGAAGCCCTTCCTCAGACCCAGAGTCCTACCAGTACACCTGTGGTGGACAGACCCGCTAAACGGGCCCCTGGCAGAGGAAGGGGCCGCCCTGGCACCACTGAGACTAAATCGTTCCGCAAAGTAACCAGCCACCATCCGCCGAGAGacgagatgaagaagaaaaaag TAGGCCTGAGGAGGGCTGACCAGAATAAGGTGTCAGCCCTCCAAAGTCGTTCTCCATCTCGAAAGAGTGTAGCCAAAGCGGCAGCCAGACACCCTAGGCCCGCTCCGCTTCACGGTTCTGCTAGACGCAAGGCCACAG GTATGGAGAGCCATCAGCCCCTCAGTGTGGCCCACCAGTCCAGGGAGAGGACCACT GAGAGAGCGTACCGCAGCCCAGAGAAGAGGTCGTCCTTGCCCCGGCCCGCCAAATCTCTGACGCGCCACATACCTGCTGCTGAGCAAGAGGACGGCGCCCCCACCAGGCCAACCT CGTTCCAGTCCAGAGGTGACAGCAGGTCTGGGAGAACCCCTGGTATTGCAG GCACAGACTCGGCACGTTCCCGGTCGGTCCGCAGCGGCGCCTCCACCCCCGGCTCCTCCGCCGTCACGCCCGGCACGCCCCCCAGCTACACCTGCCGCACCCCTGGCTCACGCACCCCCGGCAGCCACACGCCCAAGTCTTTCAGCGTCCTCCAGGAGAAGAAGGTGGCGGTGATCCGGACTCCGCCCAAGTCTCCCTCCTCCGTCCAGCGGCAGCTGAAGGTTCTCAATCAGCCCCTGCCTGACCTGAAGAATGTAAAGTCCAAAATCGGGTCCACTTCGAACCTGAAGCACCAGCCCAAAGGCGGACAG GTTCAAATTATGCACGAGAAGCTGGACTTCAGTCATGTTCAGTCAAAGTGCGGCTCCAAGGATAATCTGAAGCACTCGCCCAAAGGAGGCAAT GTCATGATTCCGAGTGTTAAACTGGACTTTAGCCACGTTCAGGCTAAATGTGGCTCCCTGGACAAAATCCAGCATGCAGCCGGCGGAGGAAAC